Proteins found in one Paenibacillus borealis genomic segment:
- the panC gene encoding pantoate--beta-alanine ligase — MRVVRTIAQMREALEYMRQGGHGPVGFVPTMGYLHEGHASLLRAAGEKSGTVVMSIFVNPLQFGPNEDFASYPRDEQRDLALAEREGADIVFIPSVEEMYPQPIRTGVSVSSLTTQLCGASRPGHFDGVTTVVSKLFNIVQPDYAFFGLKDAQQVAVLRRMVADLNMNVEIIACPIVREEDGLALSSRNVYLSAEERRQALVLSRSLREVRQALEDGKVRTVNEARELLVSVIAESPLAVIDYAEILTFPDLESLEGGSKLSAAGGEVIMALAVKFGRTRLIDNNVFIPKEAHALV, encoded by the coding sequence ATGAGAGTAGTCAGAACAATTGCACAGATGCGTGAAGCGCTGGAATATATGCGTCAAGGCGGCCATGGGCCGGTCGGTTTTGTACCTACCATGGGGTATCTGCATGAAGGCCATGCGAGCCTGCTGCGCGCAGCAGGTGAGAAGAGCGGCACAGTAGTGATGAGTATATTTGTCAATCCGCTGCAGTTTGGCCCTAATGAGGATTTCGCTTCCTATCCCCGCGATGAGCAGCGTGATCTGGCGCTTGCTGAACGCGAGGGTGCGGATATTGTATTTATCCCAAGTGTCGAGGAAATGTATCCCCAGCCGATCCGCACGGGAGTTTCGGTGTCTTCACTTACTACACAGCTCTGCGGAGCTTCTCGTCCGGGCCATTTTGACGGAGTGACTACGGTGGTGAGCAAGCTGTTTAATATTGTACAGCCGGATTATGCCTTCTTCGGGCTGAAGGATGCCCAGCAGGTAGCTGTTCTCCGCCGGATGGTGGCTGATCTGAATATGAATGTGGAAATTATCGCCTGTCCGATTGTGCGGGAAGAAGACGGACTGGCCCTGAGCTCACGCAATGTCTATCTGAGCGCTGAAGAGCGCAGACAGGCACTGGTGTTGTCCCGCTCCTTGCGTGAAGTGCGCCAGGCTCTGGAAGACGGCAAGGTGAGAACAGTGAATGAGGCGCGGGAGCTGCTGGTTTCGGTTATTGCTGAATCCCCGCTCGCGGTCATCGATTACGCGGAAATCCTGACTTTCCCTGATCTGGAGAGCCTGGAAGGCGGCAGTAAGCTGAGTGCTGCCGGCGGAGAGGTGATTATGGCACTTGCCGTGAAATTCGGCAGAACCCGCCTGATCGACAATAATGTATTTATTCCCAAGGAGGCTCACGCTCTTGTTTAG
- the panB gene encoding 3-methyl-2-oxobutanoate hydroxymethyltransferase produces the protein MAEKHPLNIIKMKKMKTDGVPLSMLTAYDYPSALLAEEAGVDLILVGDSLGNVVLGYDTTLPVTIDDMVYHTRSVKRGAQNTFIIADMPFMTYHGSVDETLRGVRRLMQEGQAHAVKMEGGLEICAAVSAVVAAGVPVLGHIGLTPQSVNMIGGYRIQGKDAKDAQRLIDEAKALEAAGAFGIVLELVTEEVAAAISKAVSIPTIGIGAGRYCDGQVLVFHDVLRYASPYREKRFVKTYADVGSLIREGISSYVREVKDRSFPAEEHVFNADETVLESLYGGAGKGAK, from the coding sequence ATGGCTGAGAAACATCCGCTGAATATTATCAAAATGAAAAAAATGAAAACGGACGGTGTGCCGCTGAGCATGCTGACCGCTTATGATTATCCTTCGGCCCTCCTGGCCGAGGAGGCAGGCGTCGACCTGATTCTGGTAGGCGACTCACTAGGGAATGTCGTGCTTGGTTACGATACAACCCTGCCGGTTACCATAGACGATATGGTCTACCACACCCGCTCTGTGAAGCGCGGGGCGCAGAACACGTTTATAATCGCGGATATGCCCTTCATGACGTATCACGGAAGTGTGGATGAGACCTTGCGCGGGGTGCGCAGGCTAATGCAGGAAGGCCAGGCCCATGCCGTCAAAATGGAAGGCGGCCTTGAAATCTGCGCAGCAGTATCCGCTGTAGTTGCCGCCGGAGTGCCTGTACTCGGACACATCGGCTTGACTCCGCAATCGGTCAATATGATCGGCGGCTACCGGATTCAGGGCAAGGATGCCAAGGATGCACAGCGGCTGATCGATGAGGCAAAGGCGCTTGAAGCTGCCGGTGCCTTCGGTATCGTCCTCGAACTGGTAACGGAAGAAGTGGCGGCCGCCATCTCCAAGGCTGTCAGCATTCCGACCATCGGCATTGGTGCGGGCCGCTATTGTGACGGTCAGGTGCTGGTGTTCCATGATGTGCTGCGCTATGCCTCCCCTTACCGGGAGAAACGGTTTGTCAAAACCTATGCCGATGTCGGCAGTCTGATCCGTGAAGGCATCAGCAGCTATGTCCGGGAAGTGAAAGACCGCTCCTTCCCGGCGGAGGAACATGTGTTTAACGCGGATGAAACAGTACTGGAATCCCTATACGGCGGTGCCGGCAAAGGAGCAAAATAA